A window from Telopea speciosissima isolate NSW1024214 ecotype Mountain lineage chromosome 8, Tspe_v1, whole genome shotgun sequence encodes these proteins:
- the LOC122672478 gene encoding transcription termination factor MTERF2, chloroplastic-like translates to MFSFCSRKLLHMKCSGSSSTTCLLPIIGNSSLRFNSNATEQPSLTVDYLINRCGLTQESALKTSHRFNIKSTTKADSVLALLNSYGLPKPCISEVIRRNPTVLSVDLKKTLEPKIEFFSNMGISGPDLARILYRGPSILTDASLRNEIIPSIEFLKSFLHNGKNIAAAMSRLRWTMGFQRVMECNIEFLRNQGVPDSGISKLILLCPRALNWKQPRVNEVVLQANEMGCNSSSLIFI, encoded by the coding sequence ATGTTTAGCTTTTGTAGCAGAAAACTTCTTCATATGAAGTGTTCTGGTAGTTCATCAACAACATGTCTCCTTCCCATTATTGGAAACTCATCTCTTAGGTTTAATTCAAATGCCACAGAACAACCGTCTCTCACTGTAGATTATCTCATAAACAGATGTGGGTTAACCCAAGAATCTGCTCTTAAAACCTCCCATAGGTTTAATATCAAATCCACCACAAAAGCAGACTCGGTTCTCGCCCTTCTCAACAGCTATGGATTACCCAAACCCTGTATCTCAGAGGTAATCCGCAGGAACCCTACAGTACTCTCTGTGGATCTTAAGAAAACCTTGGAACCCAAGATTGAGTTTTTCTCTAATATGGGGATTTCAGGCCCCGACCTTGCAAGGATCTTGTATAGAGGCCCAAGCATACTAACGGACGCCAGTTTGAGAAACGAAATTATCCCTTCCATTGAATTCCTTAAGAGTTTCCTTCACAATGGTAAGAATATTGCTGCGGCCATGAGTCGGTTGAGGTGGACAATGGGGTTTCAAAGAGTAATGGAGTGTAACATTGAGTTCTTGCGAAATCAAGGGGTGCCGGATTCTGGGATTTCGAAACTAATTCTACTATGTCCTCGAGCACTTAATTGGAAACAACCTCGGGTTAATGAGGTTGTCCTGCAAGCCAATGAAATGGGGTGTAACTCCTCGAGTTTGATATTTATCTAA